A window of the Methanocella sp. genome harbors these coding sequences:
- a CDS encoding 4Fe-4S dicluster domain-containing protein, translating into MYGPWEMAGAMRIALKYPERAAPDIRLGLTCGFDKCMQCGRCTASCPAAFKYDDYRPRDVMRKLQLGDRASLTDLLWRCGQCYSCASRCPRNNSVGAGILALREAAIAAGRAPPAINKVAALLRKNLYDRGETFLPSTFTFLGEFGPRTIKRCKDNRKRRVRLGFGRDDAHAHPVPDGAMREIRAILDMTWPGGDTCA; encoded by the coding sequence TTGTATGGTCCATGGGAGATGGCTGGCGCCATGAGGATAGCATTAAAATATCCTGAAAGAGCCGCTCCGGATATCCGGCTCGGCCTCACGTGCGGTTTCGATAAGTGCATGCAGTGCGGCCGCTGCACGGCGAGCTGCCCCGCCGCCTTCAAGTATGACGATTATCGTCCCCGGGATGTCATGCGCAAGCTGCAGCTGGGGGACCGTGCTTCCCTGACTGATCTTTTATGGCGCTGCGGCCAGTGCTATTCCTGCGCCTCACGCTGTCCACGGAACAACAGCGTCGGCGCCGGCATTCTCGCCCTCCGTGAGGCGGCCATCGCCGCAGGCCGCGCGCCCCCGGCAATAAACAAAGTCGCGGCACTCCTGCGGAAAAATCTCTATGACCGTGGCGAGACGTTCCTTCCCTCCACGTTCACATTTCTCGGAGAATTCGGCCCCCGTACAATAAAACGATGTAAAGATAACCGGAAAAGGCGCGTTCGGCTGGGCTTCGGCCGGGACGACGCCCATGCACATCCGGTACCAGACGGGGCCATGCGCGAGATCCGCGCGATCCTGGATATGACCTGGCCTGGAGGCGATACCTGTGCTTAA
- a CDS encoding 2-amino-3,7-dideoxy-D-threo-hept-6-ulosonate synthase, with the protein MDGKIIRMNRILESGRAVIVPMDHGVSEGPIEGLTDMGRMVSLVEKGGASAVLLHKGVVKSLRVPPKCGLIVHMSAGTKLGEDKNRKVLVSSVEQAIRLGADAISVHVNIGGCSTESDMLCDLGEMADRCDAVGMPLLAMTYARGKNTTGTPAEIAHVARVGGELGADIVKCPYTGDIKSMRLVTEGCPAPVVIAGGPKCESDYEVLKMVEDAMAAGAIGISLGRNIFQHARPDLMTAALRAVIIDGISAKQAASILTGYVKTATVEHVPVAIH; encoded by the coding sequence ATGGATGGCAAGATAATTCGAATGAATCGGATACTGGAATCGGGCCGGGCAGTCATCGTACCGATGGACCACGGCGTCAGCGAGGGGCCCATAGAGGGCCTGACCGATATGGGCCGCATGGTATCGCTCGTGGAAAAAGGCGGCGCCAGCGCCGTACTGTTACATAAAGGCGTCGTAAAATCGCTCAGGGTGCCGCCAAAATGCGGCCTCATCGTGCATATGTCCGCGGGCACGAAGCTCGGAGAGGACAAGAACAGGAAAGTGCTCGTCTCCTCGGTCGAGCAGGCTATACGCCTCGGGGCGGACGCGATCTCCGTCCACGTGAACATCGGCGGATGCAGCACCGAGAGCGACATGCTCTGCGACCTGGGCGAGATGGCGGACAGGTGCGACGCAGTGGGAATGCCGCTGCTGGCAATGACCTATGCAAGGGGCAAGAATACTACCGGCACTCCAGCAGAGATCGCCCACGTGGCCCGGGTCGGCGGAGAGCTGGGCGCGGACATCGTGAAATGCCCGTACACCGGCGACATTAAGTCGATGCGCCTGGTCACGGAAGGATGCCCGGCGCCGGTCGTCATCGCCGGAGGGCCGAAATGCGAGAGCGACTATGAAGTCCTGAAGATGGTCGAGGACGCTATGGCCGCGGGCGCGATAGGCATCTCCCTGGGCAGGAACATTTTCCAGCACGCCCGCCCCGACCTGATGACCGCCGCCCTCCGGGCCGTCATTATCGACGGCATATCGGCGAAGCAGGCCGCGTCCATTCTTACCGGGTATGTGAAGACCGCTACCGTGGAGCACGTGCCAGTGGCCATACATTAG
- a CDS encoding hydrogenase iron-sulfur subunit gives MRPRTGVFICHCGDNIRGAIDIGRLKEAACAEGAERVEDYPYLCSAGGQALIKDAIREHGLERVVVAACSPNIHEHTFRECVKEAGLNPYLLDIANVREQCAWVPSEDPTARAIDQVRSSIYGIRKAIPLDNITITAEKSAIVAGGGIAGMTAALALARQGIHVHLIESSPTIGGNMVRIGKVFSPDRLTEDCAMCSLAPIMSEVARNKRIHIRTLSWISHVKGHVGDLTVTIESGPRYIDPNKCTSCGQCAKACPVNVKDEWNAMLSTRKAVYKPFSQAVPATFTIDDKSCKKCGCCVKACGAGAIDLSAEGTIETLHVGTVIVATGHRELDPTAKYEFGYGKYGGVFTQTELARLLAINGPTSGRLEDPATGRAPRRLVMVQCVGSRDEKPGSIPYCSKICCMVALKHASYIKDHFPETEVYICYTDIRAPGSYENYYREVQKKGVKFIRGRVGEVQKDGALIVKVEDTLGGGPMELEADMVVLSCALEPSAGTLQTAKALGIGLTPELFVKEKHPKLDPVSTTSRGIFVCGTAAGAKDITDSILQARAAASKAAELVSAPVEIEPGYAVIDSEKCTQCGACVKLCPYGAAYTNGRITIDPLSCIGLGGCILRCPEHAISLPSCSDDALLARIDGMLASGPRVIAFLDENIAYVAADNAGVNRVAYPSAIRIIRVPSIMRLEPKHLLYALSRGASGIFLGDGTTNSPEGAVKANVARRVDELKKALAIEGVDPEKIFYYEAYLPHYRGLAARMVQLEEALQKKDAVHLHRAEGLMDEMHETQSS, from the coding sequence ATGAGGCCCAGGACAGGCGTTTTCATCTGCCACTGCGGCGATAATATCCGCGGCGCCATCGACATAGGTCGGTTAAAAGAGGCGGCCTGCGCCGAAGGCGCCGAGCGCGTCGAAGATTATCCATATCTCTGCTCGGCCGGTGGACAGGCGCTGATCAAGGACGCTATCCGTGAGCATGGCCTGGAACGCGTCGTCGTCGCCGCGTGCTCGCCGAACATTCACGAGCACACGTTCCGGGAGTGCGTAAAAGAGGCGGGCCTGAACCCGTACCTGCTCGACATCGCCAACGTCCGCGAGCAGTGTGCCTGGGTGCCCTCGGAGGACCCGACGGCCCGGGCCATCGACCAGGTCCGCTCCTCGATTTACGGCATTCGCAAAGCAATCCCTCTGGATAACATCACGATCACCGCGGAGAAGAGCGCAATCGTCGCCGGCGGAGGCATCGCCGGCATGACCGCCGCGCTGGCGCTGGCCAGGCAGGGCATTCACGTTCATCTCATCGAGTCCAGCCCCACCATCGGCGGCAACATGGTCAGGATCGGCAAAGTGTTCTCGCCAGACCGGCTCACCGAGGATTGCGCCATGTGCTCGCTGGCCCCCATCATGAGCGAAGTCGCAAGGAATAAGCGCATTCACATAAGGACGCTCTCCTGGATATCTCATGTAAAAGGGCACGTGGGAGACCTAACGGTCACCATCGAATCCGGGCCCCGGTATATCGACCCGAATAAGTGCACATCCTGCGGACAGTGCGCAAAGGCATGCCCGGTTAATGTAAAAGACGAATGGAACGCCATGCTTTCTACCAGAAAAGCCGTTTACAAGCCATTCTCTCAGGCAGTACCCGCTACTTTCACCATTGACGATAAGAGCTGCAAGAAGTGCGGATGCTGCGTGAAAGCCTGCGGGGCCGGAGCCATCGACCTGAGCGCCGAAGGCACGATAGAAACGCTTCACGTCGGGACCGTTATCGTGGCCACGGGCCATCGTGAGCTGGACCCCACGGCAAAATACGAGTTCGGCTATGGCAAATACGGCGGCGTCTTTACCCAGACGGAGCTGGCCAGGCTGCTTGCCATCAACGGCCCGACCTCGGGAAGGCTGGAAGACCCGGCGACAGGCCGGGCCCCGCGTCGGCTGGTCATGGTGCAGTGCGTCGGCTCCCGGGATGAAAAGCCCGGCTCTATACCATATTGCTCTAAGATCTGCTGTATGGTCGCGCTAAAGCACGCCAGCTACATAAAGGATCATTTCCCGGAGACAGAGGTCTATATATGCTATACGGATATTCGGGCGCCCGGCTCCTACGAGAACTATTATCGCGAGGTGCAGAAGAAGGGCGTGAAATTCATCAGGGGGCGGGTGGGCGAAGTGCAGAAGGATGGCGCGCTCATCGTCAAAGTCGAGGATACGCTGGGCGGCGGGCCCATGGAGCTGGAGGCGGACATGGTCGTCCTGTCCTGTGCCCTCGAGCCGTCCGCGGGAACGCTGCAGACGGCGAAGGCCCTGGGCATCGGGCTGACGCCCGAGCTGTTCGTGAAGGAAAAGCATCCGAAGCTGGACCCGGTGTCGACGACGTCCCGGGGGATATTCGTCTGCGGCACGGCCGCGGGAGCTAAGGATATTACCGACTCGATCCTGCAGGCAAGGGCCGCAGCGTCAAAGGCGGCGGAGCTGGTGAGCGCCCCGGTCGAGATCGAGCCCGGATACGCCGTCATCGATTCCGAGAAATGCACCCAATGCGGCGCGTGCGTTAAGCTTTGTCCCTATGGGGCCGCTTACACGAACGGCCGGATCACGATAGACCCCCTTTCATGTATCGGCCTGGGCGGCTGTATACTACGCTGCCCGGAGCATGCCATATCCCTGCCGTCCTGTAGCGACGACGCCCTGCTCGCGAGGATCGACGGCATGCTCGCCAGCGGTCCCCGCGTGATCGCCTTCCTGGACGAGAATATCGCCTACGTGGCGGCGGATAACGCCGGCGTCAACCGCGTCGCCTATCCCTCCGCCATACGCATAATCCGCGTGCCTTCCATCATGCGCCTGGAGCCAAAACACCTGCTTTATGCTTTGAGTAGAGGCGCTTCAGGCATATTCCTGGGCGATGGCACGACGAACTCTCCCGAAGGGGCGGTGAAGGCGAACGTGGCCAGGCGGGTGGACGAGCTTAAAAAAGCGCTCGCCATAGAGGGCGTCGACCCGGAGAAAATATTCTATTATGAGGCTTACCTGCCCCACTACCGCGGGCTCGCCGCCAGGATGGTACAGCTCGAAGAGGCTTTACAAAAGAAGGATGCAGTCCATTTACATCGAGCCGAAGGCCTGATGGACGAAATGCACGAGACTCAATCCTCATAG
- a CDS encoding cysteate synthase, producing the protein MGSYTLECTGCRHTIPDHYTLRCECGAGLIRAKYAARRLSLRNMPGMWRYYDWLPTKGHLDTPGAPMTYKSEGLAKELGLKELYISFNGYWPEMDARMDTCSFKELEAPPTVVRAREHGGRAMVLASAGNTGRAFAWLSTLTGFPVVIVVPKKNAYNLWIPGRDPGSSIRLITMEEGNDYTDAIRLSERIASIEGMMPEGGARNVARRDGMGVTLLDAAVIMKRMPDDYFQAIGSGTGGIAAWEAALRLRDDGRFGERLPELHLAQNLPFAPMYYAWKAGRRDIIPDLDMPDAKKQIEAMYTDILSNRNPPYTVGGGVYDALIDTQGTMYAITNDEAIKAKAIFENAEGIDILPPAAVAVAALLKACDNGLDRGRRVLLNITGGGLERLKKEVCLSMVEPCLDVSGPGVPLENILKVMEWPALSKKSST; encoded by the coding sequence ATGGGCTCGTATACGCTGGAATGTACAGGATGCAGGCACACGATACCCGACCATTATACCCTCCGGTGTGAATGCGGGGCGGGCCTGATACGGGCAAAATATGCGGCGAGACGGCTTTCGTTGCGAAATATGCCCGGAATGTGGCGCTATTACGACTGGCTGCCGACAAAAGGCCACCTCGATACGCCTGGGGCGCCCATGACCTATAAAAGCGAGGGCCTCGCGAAAGAACTTGGCCTTAAAGAGCTATATATCTCTTTTAACGGCTACTGGCCCGAGATGGATGCTCGCATGGATACGTGCAGCTTCAAAGAGCTGGAGGCTCCGCCCACGGTCGTGAGGGCCCGGGAGCACGGCGGCAGGGCGATGGTCCTGGCCTCCGCGGGCAATACAGGCCGGGCGTTCGCCTGGCTTTCGACGCTCACGGGCTTTCCCGTGGTCATCGTCGTGCCCAAGAAGAACGCCTATAACCTCTGGATACCCGGGAGGGATCCTGGAAGCTCGATCAGGCTTATCACTATGGAGGAAGGCAACGATTACACGGACGCCATTCGGCTTTCGGAGCGCATCGCCTCAATCGAAGGCATGATGCCCGAAGGCGGCGCCCGGAACGTGGCCCGGCGGGATGGCATGGGCGTCACCCTGCTGGACGCGGCCGTAATCATGAAGAGAATGCCCGACGACTATTTCCAGGCCATCGGGAGCGGTACGGGCGGCATCGCGGCCTGGGAGGCGGCACTGCGCCTGCGGGACGACGGCCGCTTTGGCGAGCGCCTGCCCGAATTGCATCTGGCGCAGAACCTGCCGTTCGCTCCGATGTACTACGCATGGAAGGCGGGCCGCCGGGACATCATACCGGATCTTGACATGCCCGACGCGAAAAAGCAGATCGAGGCGATGTACACCGATATCCTGTCTAACCGCAACCCGCCGTACACGGTCGGGGGCGGCGTCTACGACGCGCTCATCGACACGCAGGGCACCATGTACGCGATAACGAACGATGAGGCGATAAAGGCAAAAGCCATATTCGAAAATGCCGAGGGCATAGACATCCTGCCGCCTGCGGCCGTGGCCGTGGCCGCGCTGCTGAAGGCCTGCGATAATGGCCTGGATAGGGGCCGCCGGGTGCTCCTTAACATCACGGGCGGCGGCCTTGAAAGGCTAAAAAAGGAGGTCTGTCTCAGCATGGTGGAGCCCTGCCTCGACGTGAGCGGGCCGGGCGTGCCCCTGGAAAATATCTTAAAGGTGATGGAATGGCCAGCGTTGAGCAAGAAGTCATCGACATAA
- a CDS encoding glycerate kinase gives MMMKIKNAEGVIRDDKRRADALAILEAGIEAVLPENVVRNSVRHEGNKLYVKGCEYDLSRYKHIYVAGGGKASGTMAVELEKLLDGRITAGIVNDRYGVDVKTRIIKVHHAGHPLPTEDGRRGVKEMLEILSNAGPDDLVIFLISGGGSALLPYPAKGISLEENIRMTDLLLKSGARISEMNAVRKHISAIKGGQMIEYVDGATIISLIVSDVVGDDIGFISSGPTSPDATTYENAIRVLKKYDIYDRAPASVKAHLKAGVKGEIPETPKPGDPLFDKVYNVVVASSIIALEAAAKRAFELGYKPLILGSGIIGESREAGLVLSGIAKECLKSGNPVKPQAAIISGGETTVTIKGKGKGGRNQELVLGFLQNYTPGITIISADSDGIDGVTDAFGAIADGTTLERAHKKGLSITETLKENASYDFFEALGDLVFTGPTGTNVSDIRVILVYED, from the coding sequence ATGATGATGAAGATAAAGAATGCCGAAGGCGTTATCCGGGACGATAAGCGAAGGGCGGACGCTTTGGCTATTCTGGAGGCGGGCATTGAGGCGGTGCTGCCTGAAAATGTCGTCCGGAACTCCGTCCGGCATGAGGGTAATAAGCTGTATGTGAAGGGCTGTGAATACGATCTCTCCCGGTATAAGCACATATACGTTGCTGGCGGCGGTAAAGCATCGGGCACCATGGCCGTGGAGCTGGAAAAGCTCCTTGATGGACGCATCACGGCAGGCATCGTCAACGACCGGTACGGGGTCGACGTAAAAACCCGTATCATAAAGGTCCATCATGCAGGCCATCCGCTGCCTACGGAGGATGGCAGGCGGGGAGTGAAAGAAATGCTTGAAATACTTTCGAACGCCGGCCCGGACGACCTGGTGATCTTTTTAATATCCGGCGGCGGCTCGGCGCTGCTTCCCTATCCCGCGAAAGGCATCAGCCTCGAAGAGAATATCCGGATGACCGATCTTCTTCTCAAGAGCGGCGCCCGCATCTCGGAGATGAATGCCGTCCGCAAGCACATATCGGCTATCAAGGGCGGGCAGATGATAGAGTACGTGGACGGGGCGACCATCATCAGCCTCATCGTTTCCGATGTCGTGGGCGACGATATCGGCTTTATTTCCTCGGGCCCCACGTCGCCGGATGCCACGACATACGAAAACGCTATCCGTGTCCTCAAAAAGTACGATATCTACGACCGGGCACCGGCAAGCGTGAAAGCCCACCTGAAAGCAGGTGTAAAAGGTGAAATCCCTGAAACACCCAAGCCGGGGGACCCCCTGTTCGATAAGGTTTACAATGTGGTCGTAGCGAGCAGCATAATTGCCCTCGAGGCGGCGGCGAAAAGGGCATTTGAGCTCGGCTATAAGCCGCTCATACTGGGCTCGGGCATTATCGGCGAAAGCCGTGAGGCGGGGCTGGTACTGTCGGGCATCGCAAAGGAATGCCTGAAGTCGGGCAACCCCGTGAAGCCGCAGGCCGCCATTATTTCGGGCGGCGAGACGACGGTGACGATAAAAGGAAAGGGCAAAGGAGGCAGAAACCAGGAGCTGGTCCTGGGATTCTTGCAGAACTACACGCCGGGCATCACAATTATTTCGGCCGATAGCGATGGCATCGACGGCGTGACCGATGCCTTTGGGGCCATCGCCGACGGCACAACGCTGGAGAGAGCGCATAAAAAGGGGCTGTCGATCACAGAAACGCTCAAGGAAAACGCCTCGTATGACTTTTTCGAGGCGCTGGGCGACCTCGTCTTTACCGGCCCGACCGGCACGAACGTGAGCGATATCCGCGTTATTCTCGTCTATGAGGATTGA
- a CDS encoding sulfatase-like hydrolase/transferase, which translates to MRYLIFIILVALVFIPASASARGAVIFVVDALGSSYIAPNTATYASTGGAISAVDIKSFDRAGARYQLKVPVPATEFGHAVIVTGYSNASQETVADYHSTVFDVLRDDGYLALGIMVNGDTPEMMGELDAIAHNSNESVMSPDYEFVENGHDVPQDIESMMRDHTHALQSAKSKDASRPYIVYNAWGIDFTRDLVDNMSRYHPDTNYVLIVNIGGLDSAGHNLGYSGYSAVLSGMDDDMGSLIDTCERSNTLLLITGDHGMSFKNATAKGAHQSADVAGRNESILTPLLIYSNESIPGGGTYGQECLAPTLLSLLDEPNTLSLCDGVPLPVKEKPTMFFWSESPAEVTVTGPGLNVSFKFNGTYRIPELKKGDYLVRHDGISEAVSLGHDIVVDVRKDGQSAQATPPWIAYGSAALASIGGIAIALKLAWARK; encoded by the coding sequence ATGCGTTACCTGATATTCATAATACTCGTGGCCTTAGTTTTTATTCCGGCAAGCGCCTCTGCCAGGGGCGCGGTAATTTTCGTCGTGGATGCGCTGGGGTCGTCATATATCGCCCCCAATACCGCGACCTATGCGTCGACCGGCGGCGCCATCAGCGCCGTAGACATAAAGTCCTTCGACAGGGCAGGTGCCCGATATCAGCTTAAGGTGCCCGTCCCGGCCACCGAATTCGGACATGCGGTGATCGTTACGGGATACTCGAACGCATCCCAGGAGACGGTCGCAGATTATCATTCAACGGTCTTCGACGTCCTGAGGGACGACGGATATCTCGCGCTCGGCATCATGGTGAACGGCGATACGCCTGAAATGATGGGCGAGCTCGACGCTATCGCGCACAATAGTAACGAGTCCGTCATGTCGCCCGACTACGAGTTCGTCGAGAATGGCCATGACGTGCCTCAGGACATCGAAAGTATGATGCGCGACCATACGCATGCATTGCAGTCCGCTAAAAGCAAGGACGCCTCCAGGCCATATATTGTCTATAATGCCTGGGGGATCGATTTTACCCGGGACCTGGTCGATAATATGAGCCGGTATCATCCGGATACGAATTATGTCCTCATCGTCAACATCGGCGGTCTGGACAGCGCAGGCCACAACCTTGGATATTCCGGCTACAGCGCCGTCTTATCGGGCATGGACGACGATATGGGCAGCCTTATCGATACCTGCGAACGATCAAATACCCTTCTGCTTATCACGGGCGACCACGGCATGAGCTTTAAGAACGCGACGGCAAAAGGAGCGCACCAGTCCGCCGATGTTGCAGGCCGCAACGAAAGCATTCTGACGCCATTACTCATCTATTCGAACGAGAGTATCCCGGGCGGGGGAACTTATGGCCAGGAGTGCCTGGCGCCGACGCTCCTCTCGCTCCTGGACGAGCCGAACACGCTGAGCCTGTGCGACGGCGTGCCGTTGCCCGTAAAAGAAAAACCGACGATGTTCTTTTGGTCCGAAAGCCCGGCGGAAGTTACCGTCACAGGGCCGGGCCTGAACGTTTCATTTAAATTCAACGGGACTTACCGGATACCGGAGCTTAAAAAAGGCGATTACCTGGTCCGGCACGACGGAATTTCGGAGGCCGTAAGCCTGGGCCACGATATTGTCGTGGACGTGAGGAAGGACGGACAAAGCGCCCAGGCCACGCCTCCATGGATAGCCTATGGCTCGGCAGCCCTGGCCTCTATCGGAGGGATCGCCATCGCGTTAAAGCTCGCATGGGCCAGGAAGTAG
- a CDS encoding MBL fold metallo-hydrolase, whose protein sequence is MIFRRIKSEGLAHLSYFIGSGGEAAVIDPRRDVDVYLDIARENCMGIRYVLETHRNEDYVVGSLELEARTQCRILHGKRLPFEYGEGIGDGEIIRLGGLIIKALETPGHTPESMTYVLYDNGTVPLMAFSGDALFFGTTGRTDLWGTPEEAAGLLYDSLHDKILTLGDQTILCPAHGAGSVCGTGFSDRDEGSIGGERLANPDLRLKKEAFIAKKKAEPLETPPYFRMMESYNQNGPPVTGGPAVCSPMSTRKFKAAIGAGLLVDARMPPAFSVHIPGAYSIWLEGMATWPGWVGDYKKPIYLLLERDKDAALAATYLYRLGFDNVQGYLCGGFQPWLNEALDTEFLGLLVPDALAGMLSHEKLALLDVRSDAEWKNGHIKEAMHIYVGELGNRISEVPQGKPLACVCSTGLRASLAASILKKAGFKDVYNVLGGITAWKAKDYPLLYEKLLE, encoded by the coding sequence ATGATCTTCCGGCGCATCAAGTCAGAAGGGCTGGCCCATCTATCCTATTTCATCGGCTCGGGCGGCGAGGCGGCGGTCATCGACCCCCGCAGAGACGTGGACGTCTACCTGGACATCGCCCGCGAGAACTGCATGGGCATCAGGTACGTCCTCGAGACGCATCGCAACGAGGATTACGTCGTCGGCTCCCTGGAGTTGGAAGCCCGAACGCAGTGCCGGATCCTCCACGGTAAAAGACTGCCCTTCGAATATGGCGAGGGTATCGGCGACGGCGAGATTATCCGCCTCGGCGGCCTGATCATAAAAGCGCTTGAGACGCCGGGCCACACGCCGGAAAGCATGACTTATGTCCTATACGATAACGGTACTGTGCCCCTCATGGCCTTTAGCGGGGACGCCCTCTTTTTCGGGACCACGGGCCGCACGGACCTGTGGGGAACGCCGGAAGAAGCGGCCGGCCTGCTCTATGATAGCCTGCATGATAAGATACTCACGCTGGGCGACCAGACGATCCTGTGCCCGGCCCACGGTGCGGGCTCAGTCTGCGGCACCGGATTCAGCGACCGAGACGAGGGCTCTATCGGCGGCGAGCGCCTGGCTAATCCGGACCTCCGGCTCAAGAAGGAAGCGTTCATCGCGAAAAAGAAGGCCGAGCCACTGGAGACGCCGCCTTATTTTAGGATGATGGAATCGTATAACCAGAATGGCCCTCCGGTCACCGGCGGGCCTGCGGTATGCAGCCCCATGTCCACCAGAAAATTCAAGGCTGCCATCGGCGCGGGCCTCCTCGTCGATGCCCGCATGCCACCGGCATTCTCAGTCCATATCCCCGGCGCCTACAGCATATGGCTGGAAGGCATGGCGACGTGGCCAGGATGGGTCGGAGACTACAAAAAGCCCATTTATCTGTTGCTCGAAAGGGATAAGGATGCAGCGCTCGCAGCCACATATCTATACAGGCTGGGCTTTGATAACGTGCAGGGATACCTCTGCGGCGGCTTTCAGCCCTGGCTTAACGAGGCTCTGGACACGGAATTTTTAGGCCTGCTCGTGCCCGATGCCCTGGCCGGCATGCTTTCCCACGAAAAATTGGCTTTGCTCGATGTCCGTAGCGACGCCGAATGGAAAAACGGCCACATCAAGGAAGCGATGCATATTTACGTGGGCGAGCTCGGGAATCGCATTAGCGAAGTGCCGCAGGGAAAGCCCCTAGCCTGTGTATGCTCGACCGGGCTGAGAGCCAGCCTGGCGGCCAGCATACTTAAAAAAGCTGGATTTAAAGACGTCTATAATGTCCTGGGCGGCATAACCGCATGGAAGGCAAAAGACTATCCACTGCTCTATGAAAAATTATTGGAATAA
- a CDS encoding CoB--CoM heterodisulfide reductase iron-sulfur subunit B family protein encodes MLKAIPKNNYYLFKSCVTGSMYPGIEKSIRFVLDRIGAQYTDDPEQSSCSGFGYHAGVVPLRANLALNARNFSLAAGSADKHIVCTCPTSYGNLKECREILSTDAEQKEYAAAAMKKIGRTMDISPGVHHVSDVFLARLDDIRAKALYSFDGITAVTHHGCHYSKIFYRDVASGSYEKPEVLDDLVKAFGCRVADYGERSLCCGMGFHYTMLDREYPRTLLRRKFASIANAAPDVIVTQCPGCTFNLDYYQETLEDDVGPLNIPVLYFSELIALALGADPLAIGLDMHAVPVEPLLEKLGIPEGRP; translated from the coding sequence GTGCTTAAGGCCATACCGAAGAATAACTATTATCTCTTTAAAAGCTGCGTCACCGGCTCGATGTACCCAGGCATCGAGAAGTCGATCCGCTTTGTGCTCGACCGCATCGGCGCTCAGTATACCGACGATCCGGAACAATCATCGTGCTCAGGCTTCGGCTATCACGCGGGCGTAGTACCGCTGCGGGCGAACCTGGCCCTCAACGCCCGGAACTTTTCGCTGGCCGCCGGCTCGGCCGATAAGCATATCGTCTGCACGTGCCCGACATCCTATGGCAATTTAAAGGAATGCAGGGAGATACTGTCGACTGACGCAGAACAGAAGGAATACGCCGCCGCTGCGATGAAAAAGATCGGCAGAACGATGGACATCAGCCCGGGCGTCCACCACGTCTCCGATGTATTTCTGGCGAGGCTTGACGATATTCGGGCCAAAGCCCTATACAGCTTCGACGGCATCACGGCGGTCACCCACCACGGCTGCCATTACTCTAAAATATTTTATAGGGACGTGGCCTCGGGAAGCTATGAAAAGCCCGAAGTGCTCGACGACCTCGTGAAGGCGTTCGGGTGCCGCGTCGCCGACTACGGCGAGCGCTCCCTGTGCTGCGGTATGGGCTTCCACTATACCATGCTTGACCGGGAATACCCACGGACTCTGCTCAGGCGAAAATTCGCCTCCATCGCCAATGCCGCCCCGGACGTCATCGTTACGCAATGCCCGGGGTGCACGTTTAATCTCGACTACTACCAGGAAACTCTCGAGGACGATGTCGGGCCGTTAAATATCCCGGTCCTGTATTTTTCTGAGCTAATAGCGCTTGCACTGGGAGCGGACCCGCTCGCCATCGGGCTGGACATGCACGCCGTGCCCGTCGAGCCGCTGCTCGAAAAGCTCGGCATTCCGGAGGGCCGGCCATGA